The region CTGTTTTATTCCGAGGATCTGTTCAAAAGCAGAGCGAAGAAATACTTACAATTTTCATGTTTAGCTGCTATATTTTTGTCGTTGTTTTTAGAATAAGTGCAGCAACAAATGactaaagttaaaaaaatctgcaaacAAAATAAAGGTTGGGTGACGGTGGTTTAAAATAGGACCACTTGTCTTTGAGATTTAATGTAAAAACTCCTGCTGTCCCTCTTTGCCTCTCTTTCTGCCCAGGGTTCATTCACTGAACTTGTGGGATTTCTGGTCCATTGCATTAACATGGCAATCATGCTAACATTCCCTGCTGCAGTGGTCCTATTGGTCCCCTCCGTGACCCCAggtaaaatgtgttgttttttttactcttatTAAAATACCATCTTTGCAGCCTTGCTACTACCTGCTGTTCATAACAGAGTTGACTAAAACAGTAGCAGCCAAACCATTATCTATTCATAGGTAGTTAACACTGTTGccatgtgtataaaacagaaaataatgtaATTGTAATAAAGATTAAGAGGACATTCACATCCTTGCCCTTCAGAGAAACAGTCGACCAGTTTGATAGTGCAGTAAAAGACATCTCTTATACAGAGCCATAATTGGTCGGTTAGTGGTAATGGACCAGTTGGTCATGACTGGATTATTTCCAGCTGGCTCcgaggagacaggagaggaaaagacaggagaggagaggagagatgccAGAGTAGGTGTGGTTTGCCGTACAGGGTCATCCAAAGGTCACCTTCTTCTGTCTTCATCAGGCTGCCTGACAGGAAACCATAGACGCCCTCAACAAACATTTCAATTCACCCACGATAAATTAGCAATACTTTACACAAAGTATTACACACCAGCACATTATACTCCCTTCAGTGAGTCATTCAAATCATTATAGATTAGAGTTTTGAAAAAAGTTGCCTGAGTTGCTTTGGTtatattttaaagaggacctattatgctctttttcaagttcatacttgtatttggggtttctactagaacacgttAACATGCTTTACTGTTCAAATAACgcttcatttttctcataccggctgtgctgcagcacctcttttcaccctctgtctgaaacgctctgtttgagccccgaaccaaactcttcggactctgctctaACTATTTTTGTtggagggcatgccaaactaggcgctaggcaggtattatgcaaatgtgttacttggtgacatcaccacgttacagaagaaaacagtgtttcaggcagttcaggagcagtgtttctgtgggtgagagtaactccctttggcgtggactttgtaactttgtaactttgcagacattttacatgcacaaaaaaactatataacacacaagaggaaaggggaaaaggcACAAAAGCCTTATAggtattctttaaaaaaatacagatgttACTCTTTGTTTGGTAAGTAAATGCATACTTCTGATGTGATGGGTAGTTATCCAACTTTCACTATCTAATCCCCTAGGCCGATTTGCTTGTATTGTGGTAAAGGTAAACTGTAGGACCTCTGCCAGAGATATATATTCTGAACTTaatgaacttgaaaatgtaaaatatttcacTGCCAAGGTCACATTTCTCGCTTCAATCACAAACGTTCAAGTGCGTTTCACAccattaatataatatagttaGCTCCGATATTTTGGCACATTCTCAGTCCTTTTTTCTTCAAGCTTTAGTTGGGACACCTCTAACTTTACCTTGATCATGAGACAGACCGATTTGAGTTTCTAGTGTCATTTGGCACACAATGTTAATTTGGTCCAAGAGAATGATTGTTTTAATTCTTTGCTCATCTCCCGTTTTGATatactcctctcctctcctctcatctgttCTCTCGCTGGGCGGTGAAGGAGTAAAGGAGTcagtccatctgtctgtctgttctctgCTCTGCGCTGCTGTTCACACAGGAAGGGCAATGACAGagggcaggtgtgtgtgtgtgtgtgttcagatatgtgtgtttgaCACTGCTTATGCAACCGGTATTCAGCCATTGTACATGAAGCAGAGTGCAAGGATCTGATATCAAGCTTAATTTCAAATTGTATTACATTTCTTTTGAGGAATACTGTAGTGATGAGGGAGAACTGTTCTCTACtgtcattatttcattattaccACTGCTTTTGATGTCCTTTAATGTGTACAAGTCTGCTGCAAGAAATTTCTGGGTTTGATtctactagtgcagtgcccgttcggaGCGCGTGCCCGTCCGGAACAAGCCGATTGTTTGGCCCCCCAGAAGTGCTGGTTGCAGCGTTGGCTGCTtgtacccgccaagtgtgaagttgatgaTTCATCATGGTCACTCAGACgtcatatctacacatgtccaaCAAATGTGGTCACAATGGCACAAAGCGaaatatatttgtaatataAGTCCACAGCATTTGAGCAAACGTTGAgggccagctatagcaaaactgtatggatagatcaaaaatctgaaaaagttactttttcagcttggtccagagatgtgctgtaccaaatttggtgacaaTTGCTCAAAATTTGTTGGAGGagttgcaaaagaaaaaaatctaatttggaCACAATTCTAAATGGTGGAAAATCTCTTATAAGAATAAATTCGTCTGTACCCACAAAATCGTTTTTTTGAGAATCACAGTTTATAAGTTACAGCCCAAAACATAAAGTGTATTGTTAtagtgccaccatcaggtcaaattgCACTACATGTACATTCAACACTGCACTCCCTGGGGTGAAGTAGAATGGATGAgcagttctcgagatatgcgaaggacatacagaaagacagacagacagacagacagagattcctcgctttatagttagaGACACATCTCACTATAGTCAGACAATCTGGGGTGTGTATACCGTGAAGTCCAGCATACGTGGTGTGTTCTGAAATAAgcataaaacacactgtaacactCTGCTTATGCAACCAGTATTCAGCCACTGTACACTGGGCTTAATGTTCAAGGAGAGGTATTAAACTGTTGAACAGTTTTGTTGAAGATTCTTGTCTTAATCATAAAACCTAGCTGATGTTCCTGATGATACAATTGACAGAGAGCAACAAGTAAAATACGAGGGAAAATAATCCTGGGACAAGTATATGGACTCTAAAGGAAGACAAACACCTTTTTCAGCTGTTTTGAATGCAGGTAGCTCTCAgtgtgatgaatgaatgaatgaatgaatgagaaaagtAGAAATCTTCTGCACAGCTGAATAATTCAGCCAGGTGTTTCTCGTCAAACACAACGTCCTTTTAGATTTCTATGTTCACATCTCAGATCCAAACTTAGATAATTATCCATATTGCAGAGGCTTGAAAGCAAGGTGTGTCAAATTGGCATCTGGGGGTACATAcagcactttgtttgaacctTTTTACCCAGATCAAAGCACTCCccaaagaaacagaaaatgaagcATGTTGATTTTAATCTGTGGATCCTTACACTCCCAGTCTCTGCTATGCTAGAGTCTGctgacagagaaaaaaacacataaacagtGCAGTCAACCACGCTGAGatctttgacattttaaagtgaaCGGTTGTGAGTTCACAGATAAATTTATGATTTTGTTGTGAAATTGTGAGTGGGTGATGACTGGCTCCTCTGGTATGTttttctccacctctctctgtgtttctatgATTATTATCTACAGTAGCTCTGTGGAGCCAATCTAgttgtctagaagccacagagagccagagagacaGATGGTTAATGGATAAGATCTGCTGTGGTTTGATGCCAGGTGTGCTGACCTGCACCTCACCCTACTGGCACAACAGGCACTTTTCATTTGTGTGTTCGTGCACATGTATGAGTGTGTATATGCTCGTTGGTGTGTCTTCCTCTCTGGTCAGCATGAGCCTTCGCTATCAAGCATATGGTGACTATTGATAAAGCCCCGGTAGGCAAACTGCTCAGTTggcctgcttgtgtgtgtgtgtatatgtgtgtgtgtgtgtgtgtaaaagatttaaaaataagtttattaatCTAACatcaaatattttgtttatattgacTCACAAAACGCAACACCGGCAGTTTtatgagtgcacacacacacacatacacacacacacacacacacacacaagcacacacagactGGTAAACATGGTGACTATATTGTATAATAGTGTCCTTGGCATAGTTAGACCGCTCTCATGCTTTGAGCTGAGATGATTTATTTTACTGGGCTTGTTTTGCTGTTTGTTCAAGATCAAATGACGacctttccttctctcttcccCTTCCTTttccactctttctctctctttgtttttctcttgctTTCCATTCTGTCCCCATCTCACACTTTTTTGCCCACTGTCTCCTCCTTTTTCACTCCACTCCCACCTCCCTTCTTCCTCacttatcccccccccccccccccccccctcatctcTGCTTCTCATCCTCCCATACTTCTAGGCAGTATATCAGTTGGTTCTCTCATCAGCTTTTATCCACATCACAGTGTTAActatcatctctctctctctttgtctggcAGTTGGCGGTGCGTTCGTTCTTGGTTCTTACACCATCCTCTCCCTGAAGCTCTACTCCTATAAGGACGTCAACATGTGGTGCAGAGAGCTGAGCACCATCAAGGCCAAGAAACTGGCCAGGTCGATGTCTTGTAAGTCACAAACACATGTGCACATACATAGTTTTGGTAAGAGAGGGTTTGCATACTAAATTTAAGACCTATTGACAATTAATTATTTGCTAATGTTAAGGTCAGTCTCTGCTTCTTACCCAAAATAATCTCTCAGCCCCTTGCTCATGCTGTTACAGTGACATCTAATGGCGGGTACTTGATTCTGCAGCTCTTAGATTAAATGGGAGATTGACAGCATACAGGAACTGTCACAGTACTGTGTGGAAATATTGATTATGTAACAGAAAGTCCACACTTGAtagtcattttattattttctctgtATTTGTATGTAATAACTCATAAAATACCTAACCCATGTTTGTGTATTATTTCTGCCCGCAGGTCCAGAAGCACAGCACAAGGGTGACAGTAAGGTGTGTTACCCTGGCAACCTCACCATCAGAGGTACTCAAATACACCTTTCTAGTGTTTGTTTGAAACTTTATTGATAATGTTTCCTGTTTCATTTTGTCACATATTTTGACTAACTGTCACACTGaactcctctccatctctgtagACATGTACTACTTTGTCTTCGCTCCAACTCTGTGCTACGAGCTCAACTTCCCTCGCTCTCCTAACATCCGCATGAGTTTCCTGCTGAGGAGACTGTTTGAGATGGTGAGGAAATATCTCATGTCAGCATCAGCCAGAAAACAACACCTTTGCTGTCGCATCGATCTAAGCGCTATTTCTCCCCAAAAAAacgacacaacaacaacaacaacaagtacaAGAACATCTGCACAGCCTTTAAGAGCTTAGTGTTTGTTTGCAAGCTGGTGAAGAGGATGATTAATGATGTCATTTTGCTTATTTAAGGAAAAACACTGGGTCTTGTGTTTGTCGTTCTGGTCGTCATTATTAGCGGTTATGATAATATTTTACACATTGAGTTAAATGCTGAGATCTGGGGACACAATGACAACAAAGTCCAACAGGGCAAAGGACATGAGCATTCAGACTATCAGTCATGTAAACAATATTTGTTCTTCTAAACAGTATAGTAGAATTACTTTACAGTAATGATACAttatgttaaatatttatttatgtatttatttatgtatttatgtgaaATCATGTCACTCACTTGTGTGTCTTTGTCCCCAGCTGTTCTTCATCCAGCTGTTAGTTGGTCTCACTCAACAGGTACGGTCTTATAATGTAAACCAAAACTGATGTTTGGTGCTATATTTGTCTGTCCATTCACATTTCAAGTTCTTTAATGTCATGATATAAGGTTTTGatgtgatattatatatatatatatagccttaATTTCCAGAACTATGGAAGTACTATGGAAAAATGACTCTAAACATGTCTGAAAATGGAGTAACATTgctttttgctttctttctatCAGTGGATGATTCCCGTCATTCAAAGCTCCATGAAGCCACTAGAGGTGAGAAGGCCAGAATGACAGTGAAGCACAGAACTACATGGcgtactgttgctgctgtgcaTCGTTTGTAAATCTATCTATggttctctcctctcctctgtagGACATGGATCTGTCCAGGATGACTGAAAGACTTCTAAGATTAGCTGtgagtaaaaacacaacatatgtaCACGTAGATCCTTTTACTATTGTTGTTTGTCTTCATGCTTGCTGTGAGTTGATGACCAACACATAAGATGAAATAGCACACAAAGTGTTACAAAGCACAACACTATCCAAAGGCCATAACGATTTCCAGCCCTTCTGTTTTgaatttaaagggtaacttctctatttttcaacctggaccctattctcccatgtttttgtgtctaactgacgaATAGcgacaatttctgaaattggtccagtattgagggagagctctgtagacggcagctgctcacgggctgcaatatggtgcaattggggcaagctggcgccgtcatttacgtccactaaacgtgcttgtttttgccgtgACAGGCTCGGATTGTtattgtctgacattatggaaagagtctcgctcaagcagaagtcttgttctgaaatctggaGAGGTGACATGTTGCCgaaagacaacggtggaatagtggaatacatccatcgTGGAAACACGAGTGCCAGCCgtgcagagtttgttgtgttggagtacagaaagtgtagcttagtgttatctaaaagattttcaatgttatagctgaatatttagatgatttccacaatgtggacgaggtctttgaatttgattgccgcccgtatttatttgagcaagagtatacggatattcagatttcataacgagacttctccttgagcgggaatTGGACAcaggatcaagtgaaaggtctTAAACCTCCCACAGTCTTGTAATGTATTGTTCATTTGAGTCCTTCCATTTGTCTAACCCTTCTCCAGGTTCCTAATCACTTGCTGTGGCTGATGTTTTTCTACGGGTTCTTCCACTCGTCTATGAACTTCACCGCTGAGCTGCTGCGCTTTGGAGACAGACAGTTTTACAACGACTGGTGGTgcgtttctgtgtgtttgtgtgtttgtgtgtgtgtttgtgtgtgcgtgtgcgtgtgcgtgtgtgtggctTACTGTAGGAATTTCATGAGGTGTGCTGGACTGTGCTGAAGGACTGACTGGGTCTGTACAGTTGCTGTGTGTATTCATGGTAATGGATGTTTATGcatactaaataaatacataaattgaaAAGAGTATGTAAGCATGTGTGGTAGATAATTTCAGTACTTTGCAAGCAATGATAGAGGGGGGGGTCACTTTCTGTGTTGTACCTGATATTAGTAAATCAAGTTCATCACTCAATGCGCTGTAGGATAATTATACTATTGTTTCCTCTTTCCCTGCATGACAATAAAGATGTTAggcttttcattttcatcaatATTGATGAACCTGCCTCAGATCCATTGTTTAAACCGTGTAATGCTTCAACACTCTATTTGCTGACTCTTCTTTCAGGAACTCGGAGACGGTGACATATTTCTGGCAGAACTGGAACATCCCGGTACACAAGTGGTGTCTACGGTGAGTTATtcgcacactaacacactgagAGGGAGCAATGAAATTTATAGAATTGAACACAGGGGACAGCGGCGGGTTTGATGCAGGGAGACAGACCTAACAAGGCACACTGATGTATTTGGGAAATTGATTCATCTGGCTGTGAGAGAGTAAGTGCTAGTAATAAATACGGCGCCTGCAGCCAGTTCCAGATACACCaacacagcagcaggagcaaAGCCAGTGAGGTTATATTAAACTAGACAAAGCAAATGAAATGCTATTTAGAGGGTTTAAAGCCTATTTACTTTGAATTCCTGTCTGGGAGGGAGAATTACAGCAAATAAGAGAGTTAACATATTTCAACATACAGTATCAGACATTTGGAAGACGTATTCTGAATTACAGTATATGTCCATCCACCCCATCATCTGTGTATCCATTCATTTCAACATCTGCTCTTTTGTCTGTGTTGCAGCCACTTTTACAAGCCGCTACTGAGGAGAGGATTTAGTAAAATagtcagccaatcagctgtCTTCTTCTTGTCGGCTTTCTTCCATGAGGTAAAATCTGAGACCACAACTACTCTCTCTGCTTATGTTGACACTGCGGTAGAGGCcgattatggatttttttgaagGCCAAACAATCTTatagtcgattaatcgactgatatcttctttactttacaccgtttttaataaataatttttgTGTCACTCCGAATTTAATCCTTAGTAAGAGTATATCCTGAAGTGTTATTTGTTGGATTATATCATCAGattatgttctatttatttacaatgggCGATGTGCTGATCTGTGGCTTATTTCGCCAATAACGATAGTTTTGTAAAACGTCCTGATCGGTCTGCCTCTACATTGTAGATAGAACACACTGCATTGAAGGTCAATGTCCTCAAACATCCTCTTTCTTTATCCTCGTTCTCGTGTAGATGGTCTGATTATATTTTATAGAGAACACAATTTATTTgatgtaatgttttttgtttccctgtctgtttctgtgtcaGTACTTGGTGAGTATTCCTCTCGGGATGTTCAGGCTTTGGGCCTTCATGGGAATGATGGCACAGGTAAGACCCAACAAACTGATGACAAGTAGTACAAAGCTGTACTGATACTGATATATTTAaagcatatatttttttcaattactgCATGAATGCATTGTGGTCAAggtatagggctgcacaataaatcaaatattaatcgtgatcacaatttgggcttcccacaattaaatgaacaggATCGACTGTAATATTGACGTTTAAATTGCATGCCCTGCTCATTGAAAACTCCGctacatatcaaatcaagcgtttcctaaactaacagccaccAGAGGGACGATTGTGATGTTTTGGGGAACTGTCATGGCTCTGCgcagcctgtgaaaaactttccttaatgttgctgctgcagtccagagtagaagagtaatatactAGATATTACTGTTAGTGCAGACGGGCAAAACGAAAATGCACCGagttcaggtgaaga is a window of Sebastes umbrosus isolate fSebUmb1 chromosome 11, fSebUmb1.pri, whole genome shotgun sequence DNA encoding:
- the dgat1b gene encoding diacylglycerol O-acyltransferase 1b, translated to MKADPDATSRIRRRATFADVKAASLRPVSGRSEADSQSSEPADVRQQDRSLETSQSKAKSEKLKRRNDISERLSCHKTQKSLLSSASGFNNYRGILNWCVVMLVLSNARLFLENLLRYGVLVDPIQVISLFLYDPYSWPAACLVIASNVFVLVALYTERQLSKGSFTELVGFLVHCINMAIMLTFPAAVVLLVPSVTPVGGAFVLGSYTILSLKLYSYKDVNMWCRELSTIKAKKLARSMSCPEAQHKGDSKVCYPGNLTIRDMYYFVFAPTLCYELNFPRSPNIRMSFLLRRLFEMLFFIQLLVGLTQQWMIPVIQSSMKPLEDMDLSRMTERLLRLAVPNHLLWLMFFYGFFHSSMNFTAELLRFGDRQFYNDWWNSETVTYFWQNWNIPVHKWCLRHFYKPLLRRGFSKIVSQSAVFFLSAFFHEYLVSIPLGMFRLWAFMGMMAQLPLAWFVGRFLRGDYGNAAVWISLIIGQPFAILMYVHDYYVLHYRQEAE